The proteins below are encoded in one region of Sphaerodactylus townsendi isolate TG3544 linkage group LG06, MPM_Stown_v2.3, whole genome shotgun sequence:
- the CKM gene encoding creatine kinase M-type: protein MPFGNTHNKYKLNFKPEEEYPDLTKHNNHMAKVLSLDIYKKLRDKETPSGFTLDDCVQTGVDNPGHPFIMTVGCVAGDEESYDVFKDLFDPIISDRHGGYKPTDKHKTDLNHENLKGGDDLDPNYVFSSRVRTGRSIKGYTLPPHCSRGERRAVEKLSITALNSLTGEFKGKYYPLKDMTDAEQQQLIDDHFLFDKPVSPLLLASGMARDWPDARGIWHNDNKTFLVWVNEEDHLRVISMQKGGNMKEVFRRFCVGLQKIEEIFKQAGHPFSWNEHLGYVLTCPSNLGTGLRGGVHVKLPQLSKHPKFEEILKRLRLQKRGTGGVDTEAVGAVFDISNADRLGSSEVEQVQLVVDGVKLMVDMEKKLEKGQAIDDMVPAQK from the exons ATGCCTTTTGGAAACACCCACAACAAGTACAAGCTGAATTTCAAGCCAGAGGAGGAATACCCCGACCTCACCAAGCACAATAACCACATGGCCAAGGTCCTCAGCCTGGACATCTATAAGAAGCTGCGTGACAAAGAGACCCCCAGCGGCTTCACCCTGGATGACTGCGTCCAGACCGGCGTGGACAACCCAG GTCACCCCTTCATCATGACTGTCGGCTGTGTAGCTGGGGACGAGGAGTCCTACGATGTCTTCAAGGACCTCTTTGACCCCATCATTTCAGACCGTCACGGTGGCTACAAACCCACTGACAAGCACAAGACTGACCTGAACCATGAGAACCTGAAG GGTGGAGATGATCTAGACCCCAACTATGTGTTCAGTAGCCGTGTACGGACTGGCCGTAGCATCAAGGGATACACCCTCCCACCACACTGCAGCCGTGGGGAGCGCCGTGCCGTGGAGAAGCTCTCCATCACTG CCTTGAACAGCCTGACAGGAGAGTTCAAGGGCAAGTATTACCCTCTGAAGGACATGACTGATGCTGAGCAACAACAGCTGATCGATGACCACTTCCTGTTTGACAAgcccgtttccccactcctgctcgCCTCCGGCATGGCCCGGGACTGGCCCGACGCCAGAGGCATCTG GCACAATGACAACAAGACCTTCTTGGTCTGGGTGAATGAGGAGGACCATCTCCGTGTCATCTCTATGCAGAAGGGTGGCAATATGAAGGAAGTCTTCAGGCGTTTCTGCGTGGGGCTGCAAAAG ATTGAGGAGATCTTCAAGCAAGCCGGCCACCCCTTCAGCTGGAATGAGCACTTGGGCTACGTCCTCACCTGCCCCTCCAATCTGGGCACAGGTCTGCGTGGTGGCGTCCACGTAAAACTGCCCCAACTCAGCAAGCACCCCAAGTTCGAGGAGATCCTCAAACGCCTCCGTCTGCAGAAACGTGGCACAG GTGGCGTGGACACCGAGGCTGTGGGTGCCGTGTTTGACATCTCCAATGCCGACCGTCTGGGCTCCTCTGAGGTGGAACAAGTGCAACTGGTGGTTGATGGTGTGAAGCTCATGGTGGATATGGAAAAGAAGCTGGAGAAGGGCCAGGCCATCGACGACATGGTCCCTGCTCAGAAGTGA
- the MARK4 gene encoding MAP/microtubule affinity-regulating kinase 4 isoform X5, whose protein sequence is MSVRTALASGNERTGEAHQRCPVVTLDPAPNPATPPLSPQPSTLASSRSEKGSSWSSRSLGARCRNSIASCADEQPHIGNYRLLKTIGKGNFAKVKLARHILTGREVAIKIIDKTQLNPTSLQKLFREVRIMKGLNHPNIVKLFEVIETEKTLYLVMEYASAGEVFDYLVSHGRMKEKEARAKFRQIVSAVHYCHQKNIVHRDLKAENLLLDADANIKIADFGFSNEFTLGSKLDTFCGSPPYAAPELFQGKKYDGPEVDIWSLGVILYTLVSGSLPFDGQNLKELRERVLRGKYRVPFYMSTDCENILRRFLVLNPAKRCTLEQIMKDKWINIGYEGDELKPYKEPEEDFTDPKRIEVMVGMGYTREEIKEALTSQKYNEVTATYLLLGRKNEQVEGGESRTGSSLSLARVRAPSEISNGTSKSSSHTKSQRSSSTYHRQRRHSDFCGPSPVPMHPKRSPTSTGDGELKEERMPSRKASCSVVSSGRGLPPSSPMVSSANNPNKSEIPDRRKDSVVNTNNIPSSMMTRRNTYVCTERPGGDRPSLLQNGKENSSISSRVPPASPSSHSIATSSTSSDRTRLSRGTNIRSTFHGGQVRDRRGTGVQNGPPTSPTLSHEATPLPQSRSRATSNLFSKITSKLTRRVADEPERIRGPALTSCNLPWNQKETEPRLLRFTWNVKLTSTRPAEAILAALHQATDSANCCCHQTEPFVLSCTHEKSPSEQYCCLEVEVCRLQRLGGLHGVLFRRQAGTSLAFRGLVAKITDLLQL, encoded by the exons CACCAGCGCTGCCCTGTGGTGACCCTCGACCCCGCGCCCAACCCGGCAACgccacccctctccccccagcccTCCACCCTGGCCAGTAGCCGCTCTGAAAAGGGGTCGTCATGGTCCAGCCGTTCACTGGGGGCCCGGTGCCGCAACTCCATCGCCTCCTGTGCCGACGAGCAACCGCACATTGGCAACTACCGCCTTCTCAAAACCATCGGCAAGGGCAACTTTGCCAAGGTCAAGCTGGCACGCCACATCCTGACGGGCAGAGAG GTGGCTATCAAAATTATCGACAAGACTCAGCTGAATCCAACAAGCCTCCAGAAG CTCTTCCGGGAAGTGAGGATTATGAAGGGTCTGAATCACCCCAATATTG TGAAACTCTTTGAGGTGATAGAAACGGAGAAGACCCTCTACCTGGTCATGGAGTACGCCAGTGCTG GAGAAGTCTTTGACTACCTCGTTTCTCATGGACGCATGAAGGAGAAAGAAGCCAGGGCCAAGTTCAGACAG ATTGTCTCTGCTGTACACTATTGTCACCAGAAGAACATTGTGCACAGGGACCTGAAG GCTGAAAACCTCTTGCTGGATGCCGATGCCAACATTAAAATAGCGGACTTTGGGTTCAGCAACGAGTTCACACTGGGCTCCAAGCTGGACACGTTCTGTGGGAGCCCCCCTTACGCTGCCCCAGAACTCTTTCAAGGGAAGAAATATGATGGGCCCGAGGTGGATATCTGGAGTCTGGGGGTGATCCTCTACACACTGGTCAGCGGCTCCTTGCCCTTCGATGGGCAGAACCTCAAG GAGCTGCGAGAGCGCGTCTTGCGTGGCAAGTATCGTGTCCCGTTCTACATGTCCACCGACTGTGAGAACATCCTGAGGCGCTTCCTGGTGCTGAACCCTGCCAAGCGCTGCACCCTTGAG CAAATTATGAAGGATAAGTGGATCAATATTGGCTACGAGGGAGATGAGCTGAAGCCATACAAAGAGCCCGAAGAGGACTTTACGGACCCCAAGCGCATTG AAGTGATGGTGGGCATGGGGTACACTCGTGAAGAGATCAAGGAAGCTCTGACCAGCCAAAAATACAATGAGGTCACAGCTACCTACCTCCTGCTGGGCAGGAAGAATGAG CAGGTGGAAGGGGGTGAGTCCCGGACAGGCAGCAGTCTCTCGCTAGCCCGGGTGCGGGCACCCAGCGAGATCTCCAATGGCACCAGCAAGTCCTCCTCACATACCAAGAGCCAACGCAGCTCCTCCACTTATCACCGGCAGCGGCGGCACAGCGATTTCT GTGGTCCCTCACCTGTTCCCATGCATCCCAAGCGGAGCCCCACCAGCACTGGAGATGGCGAGCTGAAGGAGGAGCGGATGCCCTCGCGCAAGGCCAGCTGCAGCGTTGTCAGCAGTGGAAGAGGCCTCCCCCCCTCTAGCCCCATGGTGAGCAGTGCCAACAACCCCAACAAGTCCGAGATTCCCGATCGCCGCAAGGATAGTGTCGTAAACACG AACAACATTCCTTCAAGTATGATGACCCGGAGGAACACATACGTGTGCACAGAGAGGCCTGGCGGGGATCGGCCCTCATTGCTCCAAAACGGGAAGGAGAACAG ctCCATTTCCAGCCGGGTGCCGCCAGCTTCCCCCTCCAGCCACAGTATTGCCACCTCGTCCACGTCTTCAGACCGTACCCGGCTTTCACGTGGCACCAACATCCGCAGCACctttcatggaggacaggtccgAGACCGGCGTGGAACTGGCGTGCAGAAtgggccccccacctccccgacgCTCTCTCACGAAGCCACCCCTCTGCCGCAGAGCCGGAGCCGGGCCACCTCCAATCTCTTCAGCAAAATCACATCAAAGCTCACTCGGAG ggTCGCAGACGAACCTGAGAGAATCAGGGGACCTGCGCTCACAAG TTGCAATTTACCTTGGAATCAAAAGGAAACAGAACCCCGGCTGCTCCGATTTACCTGGAATGTGAAGCTCACCAGCACCCGCCCCGCTGAGGCCATCCTGGCTGCCCTGCACCAGGCCACAGACTCTGCcaactgctgctgccaccagacgGAGCCCTTCGTCCTGTCCTGCACACATGAGAAGAGCCCCAGCGAGCAGTACTGCTGCCTGGAGGTGGAGGTGTGCCGGCTGCAGAGGCTGGGCGGGCTCCACGGGGTGCTTTTCCGGCGCCAGGCCGGCACCTCACTGGCCTTCCGGGGCCTGGTGGCCAAGATCACTGATCTACTGCAACTCTAG